A segment of the Marinobacter arenosus genome:
ACACGCCCTCTTTGACCGCCTCAATCACATGGTCCTTGTCGCCCCGGCTGGTAATCATGATGAACGGCACCGTTTTGTACTGGGGTTGCTGACGCATCCACTGGAGCAGTTCCAGGCCCGACATCTCCGGCATTTCCCAGTCACAGAGCACCAGGTCAAAGGTGGTTCGGGACATCAGCGACTGGGCTCTGCGACCATCCTGGGCATCGGTGGTTTCGAACACGGGAAAGCGCTGGCGCACCGTCCGTTTGACCAGGTCCCTGACAAAGCTGGCATCGTCCACCACCAGCGCTTTCAGCGTTGCCATGAATGCTACCTTCCGTTAACCGCCGCCCAAGTGTTATCGCCCAACTATAGAACATCGGTCTGCACCGGAAACCCCACCGCTACAAAAAGACGACAAACCAGACAAGTAACGCGACAGATTGGAACCTCGAGGTTAAACAATTGTCACTCGGAAGGGCCCCATCCGGTATTTCTGTCGCTTCAAAACGCGCTACCATGGAGGCCCCGATTTCCACACCATCGATACCGTGCCGAGGTTTTGTGTGCTGAACGCCATTGCAAGGATTCTGCCCCGTCGGAGTGCCGTTTACAGTCTTTCCATCACCGGTCTCCTGGCCGGCCTGGCCATGCCCGCTCTGGGCCAGGACGACTCATCCGCCGCACCGGCCGATGGCTTTGCCGAATGCAAGGCTCGTCTGCAGGAGCGGGCCACGGCCGCCGGTGTCAGCACCGAAACCGCCAGCACGGTCATGGCCCGGGTCGAACACCTGGACCGTGTTATCGAACTGGACCGGCGCCAGCCCGAGTTCACCACCACCTTTGCCGACTACCTGAATCGTCGCGTGAACGAGGATCGCATCACCAAGGGCCGGGAACTGCTGAAGGAGCATAGCGACCTGCTGGAGCGGGTAACCGCCGAGACCGGCGTACCCGCGCCCTACCTCGTGGCATTCTGGGGTCTGGAAACCAACTTCGGCAGCTACTTTGGCAAGATGTCGGTACCCAGCGCACTCACCACGCTGGCCTGCGATCCCCGCCGCAGCAGTTTCTTCACCCAGCAACTGATCGCCGCCTTGCGCATCATCGATGAAGGCGCGATTGCCGCCGAGCAGATGGAAGGGTCCTGGGCCGGCGCCATGGGGCACGTGCAGTTCATGCCCACGGTGTTCCTCAAACACGCCGTGGACGCCGATGGCGACGGCCGCCGGGATCTGTGGAACAGCTTGCCGGACGCCATGATGTCCGCGGGCAAGTTCCTGGAATCCATGGGCTGGGACCCGGACTATCGCTGGGGCCGGGAAGTCATCCTGCCCGACAACTTTGATTATTCCCTGGCGGATGGCCGCAAGCTTCCGCTGACCAAGTGGCGCGAACTGGGCATTACCGACGCCTTCGGCAACGCCCTGGCCAACGCCTCCATCGACGCCTCGCTGGTGGTGCCGGCAGGCCACCAGGGGCCGGCTTTCCTGGCGTACCACAACTTCAAGGTGATCATGGGCTGGAACCGCTCGGAGTTCTACGCCATCGCGGTTGGCCATCTGGCCGACCGGGTTGCCGGCGCGGGCGGCCTGCAGAATCCACCGCCTGAAGACGTCCCGTCCCTGTCACGGGCGGCCATTCTGGAATTGCAGGAAACCCTGAACCAACGGGGTTATGACAGCGGCACACCCGACGGCATTATGGGCCCGGGAACCCGTTCTGCCATCCGACAGTTCCAGGCGTCCGCTGGACTGGTTGCCGATGGCTATCCCGGTGAAACGGTGTTGGAGAAACTGGGGGTCAGCGTAGAGCGATAGCCCGACATGGATTCCATTACCCAAGTGGCACTGGGCGCGTCAATTGCCGGTGCCGTTGCAGGCAAAGCCCTGGGCCGAAGCGCCCTGGTCGTGGGCGCCGTGCTTGGCACCCTGCCGGATCTGGACGTGGTGATTGACTACGGCTCTGCCGTTAGCAACTTTACCCAGCACCGTGGGTTCAGCCATTCGATCTTCGTGCTGGCACCACTTGCCGTCCTTCTGGCATGGTTGTTCTGGCGCTGGCGGCCTCAGTTGGGCTTCGTCCGCTGGCAGGCACTCACCGGGCTGGTCCTGATCACCCATCCGTTACTGGACAGCTTTACCACCTATGGCACCCAGCTGTTCTGGCCATTCGGATCACCGGTGGCCATCAGCAGTATCTTTATCATCGACCCGCTCTACACCCTGCCCCTGCTGCTGGGCTGTATCGTCTTCCTGGTTCGCCCACCGGCCCGGGCATCGCTTATCGCCGGGCTGGCAGTATCCAGCCTGTATCTGGGGTGGACACTGGCGGCGCAGCAGGTCATCACCGAACGGGTGCGACCTGCTCTGGCACGCGCCGGACTGCAGAATCCGACCCTACTGGTCCAGCCCATGCCCTTCAACACGGTGCTCTGGCGGGCCACGGCACTCACCGAGCGCCAGCATGTGGAAATTGTCACAGGCTTTTTCGATGGTGACGCGCCCCTGAACCTGGAGTATTTCCCACGGGATCCGGCGCTGGCCCGGGCGGTGTCGGGATTCCCGGAGGCACAGCGTCTCGAGTGGTTTACCCGGGGCCTGCTTGACTACAGCCGGGCCGGAGACCAGATCACGGCGACGGATATCCGGCTCGGCATACCCGGCGCCCACCCCTTCACCTTCGTGCTCGCGCGCCAGGCTACCGATGGTATCCAGCCAGTGCGCAGCGTCCGCACTCCGCGGCCGCAGCTTGATCCGAAAGCACTCGGGCTCCTTTGGGAACGGCTCACCGGCGAAACCCCGGTACTGTGCCTCGCCGAGCTGGCAGCGCCAACGCCCGGACAGACCTGTTAGCCATGGCGCGACTGGATCAGTTCATTGCCGCCAGTACACCGCTCTCACGTAAGGACGCCAAACGCGCTATCAGTGCCGGGCGCGTTCAGGTCGATGGCGTCCCCTGCACAGGCGCCAACATCAAACTGCCAGTGGATGCGGTTGTGACCCTGGATGGACAGACCTGCACCCTTCCCGGAGAGCGCTACCTGATGCTGAACAAACCCGCCGGCGTCGTCAGCGCCACCCGGGACAGCGAGCACCCGATTGCGCTGGATCTGCTGCCGGAGGCACTCTCTGTCAATCTTCACATCGCGGGCCGGCTGGATGCCGATACCACCGGACTATTACTGCTGACCACCGACGGTCAATGGTCCCACCGCATCACATCCCCGCGGGTGGACTGCCCGAAGACCTACAGGGTCACCCTGAGCGATGAACTTTCCGAATCTGCGGTTCAGCAACTGCAACAGGGCGTGTCCCTGCGCAACGACCCTCAACCCACGCGTCCGGCACGGGTAAGGGTTCTGGAACAACGACTGATTGAGTTGACCATTTCCGAGGGACGGTACCACCAGGTCAAGCGCATGCTCGCGGCGGTTGGCAATCACGTGAGCGCGCTGCACCGGGTCAGTATTGGCGCCATTACCCTTGACCCTGCCCTGGAACCGGGGCAATACAGGGTGCTGACGCCCAAGGAAATCGACAGCGTGGGCTAGGCCGGGATCACAGACGCTCGAAGCGCTGGGCCTTGAGATTCTTTCGAACCGACCCCGCCTCAAACACCTCACCATTCATGGCGATGTAAACGCCCGCCGGCAACAACTGCACGGCTGCCCAGGCGAAACCGATGTTGAACACGGCGTCGGTGCGCCGCATCCGGGCGGGCTGCATGGCGCCGGTCAGGACAATGGTCTTTTCCTTCAGGGTAGCCAGGACCGCCGCGGTGTCCGCCATGGTGTCCGTGCCGTGAGTCACCAGGATCCGATCACAGTCACTCTCGGTCGCCGCCTGCAACACGGTCTGGCGGTCGGCATCGGTCATCTCCAGGCTGTCCTTGCGCATCAACTCGCGCAACTGGTAACCGTCCTTGATGTTGGATTCCGACAGCAGGTCCGGGAGCAGGGACGGCCCCACTTCGAACTCGCTGTTGGCGTCGAAATACACCTTGTCGATAGTGCCACCCGTAGTGAAAATCTGGATCATGACAGAGCGCTTTCCCTTCGGAGTCAGTTGGTACTGACGGTGTTGGTCTGGGCGGTCGCGTACGCCGCGTTTTTTTGCTGTTCGTATCGCCGTGCGGCCTTGGCCACCCGGCCCCGGGCCCCGGTGTCCAGCCAGCGCTTGATGCGACCGGCGTCCCCCATGGGGGAGCGGGTACCCAGAGAATCCAGCAGCACGGTCACCACCTGCTTGCCATTCATCTCGGAGAGCATCACCAGACAGCGACCGGCCTCGCTCAGGTAGCCGGTTTTGCTCAGTTCCACGCCCCAGCTTTTCCGGTGCACCAGGGCGTTGGTGTTGCCGAAGGACAGGCTGTAACGCGGGCTGCGGAAATGCGCACGGTGGTAACCGGTGGTCGAATACTCGCGAATCTCCGGGTGCTTTGCGGCGGCCTTCACGAGCTGCACAAGGTCAGCGGCGGTGGAGACATTGTCGGCGGACAGACCGGTCGGATCAACGAAACGGGTTCCGTCCATGCCCAGTTCCCGGGCCTTGGCGTTCATTGCCTCAATAAAGGCGTCGAAGCCACCGGGATGACTCCGGGCCAGGGTGTAGGCCGCAAAGTTCTCGGACGACATCAGGGCGATGCGCAGGGCCTCGCCCCGGCGAAGCTCGGAGTCAACACGGATTCTGGTGTAGGCGTTGGCCGCCGCCGGTGTGTGGCGCTCGGCGAAGGTCAGCCATTCATCAAGCGGCTCGCCGGAATCCAGCACCACCAGTGCCGTCATCACTTTGGTGAGTGAGGCGATGGGCACGGGACGATCGGCGTGCTTGCCGAAAACGAGCCCGTCCTCGTTCACCAGAGCGACGGCGGCATTGACCGAGGCGAGGTTAGGGCCCGAAGCTTCCGGCCTCGGGCTGGCGGCCTCAGACGTCTGGTGCGCCGCCAGTAAGCCAGGAAGACACAGCAGTAAAACAACCGCCAATGGGACAACGCCACGCACTCTCATTCAAACCAATCCTGTCGTAAAAACCTGTGTGTTCAAGCGCCCCGGGGTCGTCTCCACCCGGCCGCAGCAAACGGTCGGACCACTATAACAGCCAACGGGGATCTCGATCAGGTCACAATTTTAAGTCACCCGTTTTAAACAGAAAATGCAAAAATCCTTAAAATGTATTAAAATTTCTGGAAATTCATAGTGTTACAGTAATTTTCCGAGTGTAACCCGACTGTAACAACCCGACGAATCGAACGTCGTGGCGGCAGGGACTTCGATTGCATGGATTCAAGCGCAGGACACGCAGAGGGCAGGAAGAAGAAACTACGCCGGCCCGCTTTTGTCCTCCGGCGCTGGTCGCCGTTCCTGTTATTGATCCTTACCCTTGGCTACGGGCTTCTGACCACCACCCTTCCGAATACCGCCCCCCTGACGTCCGACTCCGCGTTCTCAAGGCTTCCGCCAGCCGCCAAGCCATCGCTCCAGACGCATTACCTGACCAAATCACTGACCGACGTCCTGGAGCACGAACTCTGGCGGGGGACCAACTGGCAACCCGTGCGGGACAATTACTCCGGCCTCGGATATTTCTCTGCGCCAGTCACCTTCCGGGTGACCCTCACCAATCCCGGCGATCAACCGGTGCGGCAATGGGCGGTGGTCTCGGCCCCCTCCCTGGATCACATTCAGCCGGCGATTATCGGCGACGACGGCACAGTCTCGTTACTGCCGGCACTGGGTGACCTGTATCCGTTCAACCACCGGCTGATTGCACTGCCACAGTGGGTCTGGCCGATCAGCCTTCCCCCGGGCACGTCCACCCTGTTGTTCGAGGTCCGCAACTCCGGCCCCACCATGTTGCCCCTGTCAGTACTGGCACCAGAGACCGTCATTAGCGAGAGTGCCGGCACCCTGGCCTGGAAGGCGTCGATTACCGGCCTGCTGGTGTTTGCCCTGCTGTTCAACCTCAGCATCGTGGTCAAGATGAAACGCCCGGGGTTGGCCTGGCTCAGCGTGCTGATGTTCAGCCTGATCTACAGCCAGTTGGTGATGGAAGGTTTCGGGCTCTGGTACCTATGGCCCAACCTGCCGGAAATGAACCGACTCCTGAACATCACCCTGCCCCTTTGCCTGATCGCACTGTGCCAGTTTACTCCGCATTTCATGCCCGTACCCCCGAACGCGGCCCGGATCCTCTTTGGCATCAGTATCCTGGCGGTCGCGCATCTGCTGGCGATCCCTCTGGCCCTGCCCCTGCTCGGTCAGGGCTCGTTCCTGCTGCTCGCCATGACCGGCGGCGCCATTATTCTCGGATTGGTCGTGAGCCAGTTTCGCAGCCATGTCTATGCCCGTCACTACGCCCTTTCCATTCTCGCCATGCTCGCGGGCTCACTGATATCCTCCCTGCGTACCATCGGCTGGGTTCCAATCAACAGCCTGACCGATTCGGCCTTCTTCCTCGGTGCGGCTGCCGGATCGCTGATCCTGACCAGTGCGGTCGGCCGGCAAATGCTCGAGGAGCGCAAACGGCGCATGCGATCAGACATTCGGGCCCAGCAGGAACAGCGACTGAGAACACAGGTGGAGCAGGACTACGATCGTCTGCTCAAGACCCACCGGATCACTGGCAAGCCCAACCGGGCCATGCTCGAGGAATGCCTGGACGCACTCGACAGCCGGAAGCAGCCCTACACCCTTGGCCTGATCCGGCTAGAGCGTTTCAACGAGATTGAACAGGCGCTGGGTTACCGCACCGCGGAGGAACTGTTGAAAAGCTACCTCCGGAACCTCAACAGCTTCCTGAAACGGCTACTAGGCGACCGCCTTGTGATGATCAATGGCTACGCCATCGCCAGCATCGATACCGCCACCCACGCCTTTGCCCTGCACCGCGACGAGGACTCCGAGGTCGCTGACGAGATGCTCCTGGAGCTCACGGACTGGCTTGACGATAATTTCCGGGAAGGCCGGTTCGCGTTCTCCTGGAGCGCTTCCGTGGGCATGGCCCATGCACCCGAACACGGTAACGACGTCGCCAGCGCCCTGTCTTCGGCCGGCTTTGCCGCACTCGACCGCCGCCAGACGCTGACCATTTATGACCCGGCCATTGCCGAATGGCAGTACCGGCAACAGGTACTGATGCTGGATGTCGAGGGGGCCCTGAGAAATGGCGAGATGTGGCTGGAATACCAGCCCAAGGTGTCCATCCGGGACAAGCGGACCGAATCACTGGAGGCACTGATCCGCTGGCAGCATCCCGACTTTGGCCCGGTTCCGCCCGCCCACTGGGTGCCGCTGGCTGAACAGGTCGGCATGATTCACCCGGTGACACTCTGGGTGATCGATCGGGCCTGCCGCGACCAGGGCCGCCTGAAGGACCGTCACGGTGACCACGTTGGCGTTGCCGTCAACGTGTCCGCAAAGGACCTGGCGCACCCGGATTTTCTCGAGGAAGTCACCGCGATCACACAGCACCATGGCACCCGACCGGAAGACCTGATCCTGGAAATCACCGAAACGGCGATGATGCTTGATGCCACCGCGGCCCGGACCATGATCCGGAGCCTGAGCAAGGCCGGTTTCCGGATTGCCCTGGACGACTTCGGCACCGGCCACTCATCCCTCGGCACCCTGGCCACCTTTGATCTGGACGAACTGAAAATCGACCGGAGCTTCCTCAAGGATATCCTCCAGCACCCCACCCGCCAGCGCATCTTCCGGGCGGCGCTGGAGCTGGGCGATGCGCTCGATCTGGATGTGGTGGTGGAAGGCGTGGAAGACGAATCCGTCGCCGTCTGGCTGCAACAGTTCCCTGGCCTGTACGGCCAGGGCTACTACTGGGCCCGCCCCGAACGGCTCGAGGATCGGGCCCGGACGGTCACGGCAGATCGGTAACCGCCCCCTTGGAGGCGGAACTGACGGTGCGGGCGTATTTGGCCAGCACGCCGCGCTCAAACCGGGGGGCCGGCTCCTGCCAGTTCTGGCGCCGGCGCTCAAGCTCCTGATCGGTCACGTCCAGCTCGATCCGGTTGCCAACCGCATCAATGGTAATGGTATCGCCGTCCTCGACCAGGGCGATTGGACCACCCTCGGCAGCCTCCGGGGTAATGTGCCCCACCACAAACCCGTGACTGCCTCCGGAGAAACGACCGTCGGTGATCAGCGCAACATCACTGCCCAGTCCCTTACCCATGATCGCGGAGGTTGGGCTGAGCATTTCGCGCATGCCCGGCCCCCCCTTGGGTCCCTCATAGCGAATCACCAGGACATCGCCGGCCACCACCGTCCCGTCGAGAATACGGGCCTGGGCCTCCTCTTCGGAGTGGAACACCCGGGCACGTCCGGTAAAGTGGGTGCCTTCCTTGCCGGTGATCTTGGCCACCGATCCCGTCGGTGCCAGGTTGCCGTAAAGAATGCGCAGGTGGCTGTCGGCCTTGATAGGGTTGTCGAAGGCGTGAATGATGTCCTGCCCTTCCGGGTACGGCGCCACATCGGCGAGGTTTTCCGCCAGCGTTTGTCCGGTGACCGTCATGCAGTCCCCGTGCAGCAGATCGCGCTCAAGCAGCATTTTCATCAGTGGCTGAATGCCGCCAATGGTCACCAGCTCTGACATCATGTAATGCCCGCTGGGGCGAAGGTCGGCCAGCACGGGCACCCGTTTGCCGATCTCAACGAAGTCCTCCAGATCCAGCGCCACACCCACGGTGCTGGCCATGGCCAGCAGGTGCAGGACGGCATTGGTGGACCCGCCCAGGGCAATGACCACGGTGATGGCGTTCTCGAACGCCTTCCGGGTCATGATATCCGAGGGCTTGAGATCCCGTTCCAGCAGGTTCAGAACGGCGGCGCCGGCGGCGCGGCAGTCCTCGGCCTTGGTCTCGGACACGGCATTCTGGGCGGAGCTTCCGGGCAGGCTCATACCCATGGCTTCGATCGCCGAGGCCATGGTGTTGGCGGTGTACATGCCGCCGCAGGAACCCGGGCCGGGGATTGCGGTTTCCTCAATCTGCTTCACTTCGATGAGGTCCAGGTCGCCACGGGCGTGGGCACCGACGGCCTCAAAGACGGAAATGATGTCCGTGTGGTTCTCCCCGGGCATGATGGTGCCGCCGTAGACGAACACCGACGGGCGGTTGAGCCGGGCCAGGCCCATCAGGCAACCGGGCATGTTCTTATCACAGCCGCCAATGGCCACCAGCCCATCGAAGCCCTCACAGCCGGCCACCGTCTCGATG
Coding sequences within it:
- a CDS encoding lytic murein transglycosylase, which codes for MLNAIARILPRRSAVYSLSITGLLAGLAMPALGQDDSSAAPADGFAECKARLQERATAAGVSTETASTVMARVEHLDRVIELDRRQPEFTTTFADYLNRRVNEDRITKGRELLKEHSDLLERVTAETGVPAPYLVAFWGLETNFGSYFGKMSVPSALTTLACDPRRSSFFTQQLIAALRIIDEGAIAAEQMEGSWAGAMGHVQFMPTVFLKHAVDADGDGRRDLWNSLPDAMMSAGKFLESMGWDPDYRWGREVILPDNFDYSLADGRKLPLTKWRELGITDAFGNALANASIDASLVVPAGHQGPAFLAYHNFKVIMGWNRSEFYAIAVGHLADRVAGAGGLQNPPPEDVPSLSRAAILELQETLNQRGYDSGTPDGIMGPGTRSAIRQFQASAGLVADGYPGETVLEKLGVSVER
- a CDS encoding metal-dependent hydrolase gives rise to the protein MDSITQVALGASIAGAVAGKALGRSALVVGAVLGTLPDLDVVIDYGSAVSNFTQHRGFSHSIFVLAPLAVLLAWLFWRWRPQLGFVRWQALTGLVLITHPLLDSFTTYGTQLFWPFGSPVAISSIFIIDPLYTLPLLLGCIVFLVRPPARASLIAGLAVSSLYLGWTLAAQQVITERVRPALARAGLQNPTLLVQPMPFNTVLWRATALTERQHVEIVTGFFDGDAPLNLEYFPRDPALARAVSGFPEAQRLEWFTRGLLDYSRAGDQITATDIRLGIPGAHPFTFVLARQATDGIQPVRSVRTPRPQLDPKALGLLWERLTGETPVLCLAELAAPTPGQTC
- a CDS encoding pseudouridine synthase encodes the protein MARLDQFIAASTPLSRKDAKRAISAGRVQVDGVPCTGANIKLPVDAVVTLDGQTCTLPGERYLMLNKPAGVVSATRDSEHPIALDLLPEALSVNLHIAGRLDADTTGLLLLTTDGQWSHRITSPRVDCPKTYRVTLSDELSESAVQQLQQGVSLRNDPQPTRPARVRVLEQRLIELTISEGRYHQVKRMLAAVGNHVSALHRVSIGAITLDPALEPGQYRVLTPKEIDSVG
- a CDS encoding asparaginase domain-containing protein, producing the protein MIQIFTTGGTIDKVYFDANSEFEVGPSLLPDLLSESNIKDGYQLRELMRKDSLEMTDADRQTVLQAATESDCDRILVTHGTDTMADTAAVLATLKEKTIVLTGAMQPARMRRTDAVFNIGFAWAAVQLLPAGVYIAMNGEVFEAGSVRKNLKAQRFERL
- the pbpG gene encoding D-alanyl-D-alanine endopeptidase encodes the protein MRVRGVVPLAVVLLLCLPGLLAAHQTSEAASPRPEASGPNLASVNAAVALVNEDGLVFGKHADRPVPIASLTKVMTALVVLDSGEPLDEWLTFAERHTPAAANAYTRIRVDSELRRGEALRIALMSSENFAAYTLARSHPGGFDAFIEAMNAKARELGMDGTRFVDPTGLSADNVSTAADLVQLVKAAAKHPEIREYSTTGYHRAHFRSPRYSLSFGNTNALVHRKSWGVELSKTGYLSEAGRCLVMLSEMNGKQVVTVLLDSLGTRSPMGDAGRIKRWLDTGARGRVAKAARRYEQQKNAAYATAQTNTVSTN
- a CDS encoding EAL domain-containing protein, with amino-acid sequence MDSSAGHAEGRKKKLRRPAFVLRRWSPFLLLILTLGYGLLTTTLPNTAPLTSDSAFSRLPPAAKPSLQTHYLTKSLTDVLEHELWRGTNWQPVRDNYSGLGYFSAPVTFRVTLTNPGDQPVRQWAVVSAPSLDHIQPAIIGDDGTVSLLPALGDLYPFNHRLIALPQWVWPISLPPGTSTLLFEVRNSGPTMLPLSVLAPETVISESAGTLAWKASITGLLVFALLFNLSIVVKMKRPGLAWLSVLMFSLIYSQLVMEGFGLWYLWPNLPEMNRLLNITLPLCLIALCQFTPHFMPVPPNAARILFGISILAVAHLLAIPLALPLLGQGSFLLLAMTGGAIILGLVVSQFRSHVYARHYALSILAMLAGSLISSLRTIGWVPINSLTDSAFFLGAAAGSLILTSAVGRQMLEERKRRMRSDIRAQQEQRLRTQVEQDYDRLLKTHRITGKPNRAMLEECLDALDSRKQPYTLGLIRLERFNEIEQALGYRTAEELLKSYLRNLNSFLKRLLGDRLVMINGYAIASIDTATHAFALHRDEDSEVADEMLLELTDWLDDNFREGRFAFSWSASVGMAHAPEHGNDVASALSSAGFAALDRRQTLTIYDPAIAEWQYRQQVLMLDVEGALRNGEMWLEYQPKVSIRDKRTESLEALIRWQHPDFGPVPPAHWVPLAEQVGMIHPVTLWVIDRACRDQGRLKDRHGDHVGVAVNVSAKDLAHPDFLEEVTAITQHHGTRPEDLILEITETAMMLDATAARTMIRSLSKAGFRIALDDFGTGHSSLGTLATFDLDELKIDRSFLKDILQHPTRQRIFRAALELGDALDLDVVVEGVEDESVAVWLQQFPGLYGQGYYWARPERLEDRARTVTADR
- the ilvD gene encoding dihydroxy-acid dehydratase, giving the protein MAQDKRRRYSSPVVDGIGKSASRAMLRAVGFGDDDFKKPQVGIASTWSNLTPCNMHINGLAEESAAGADEAGGKALIFNTITVSDGIANGTEGMKYSLVSREVIADSIETVAGCEGFDGLVAIGGCDKNMPGCLMGLARLNRPSVFVYGGTIMPGENHTDIISVFEAVGAHARGDLDLIEVKQIEETAIPGPGSCGGMYTANTMASAIEAMGMSLPGSSAQNAVSETKAEDCRAAGAAVLNLLERDLKPSDIMTRKAFENAITVVIALGGSTNAVLHLLAMASTVGVALDLEDFVEIGKRVPVLADLRPSGHYMMSELVTIGGIQPLMKMLLERDLLHGDCMTVTGQTLAENLADVAPYPEGQDIIHAFDNPIKADSHLRILYGNLAPTGSVAKITGKEGTHFTGRARVFHSEEEAQARILDGTVVAGDVLVIRYEGPKGGPGMREMLSPTSAIMGKGLGSDVALITDGRFSGGSHGFVVGHITPEAAEGGPIALVEDGDTITIDAVGNRIELDVTDQELERRRQNWQEPAPRFERGVLAKYARTVSSASKGAVTDLP